A window of Dehalogenimonas sp. WBC-2 genomic DNA:
TTTTTAGTCAGACGGCTCTTTTTACGGGCCGCGGCGTTGGCGTGAATAAGACCCTTCTTGGCTGCTATATCCAGAGCGCTCTGGCTGGCGACAATGGAAACTTTAGCCTCGTCACTTCCAGCGGCGATGGCTTTCTCAGTCTTACGTACCGTTGTTCTGAGACTGCTGAGGGCGGATTTATTGCGCA
This region includes:
- the rpsT gene encoding 30S ribosomal protein S20, coding for MANTKSSKKDILTSTKKALRNKSALSSLRTTVRKTEKAIAAGSDEAKVSIVASQSALDIAAKKGLIHANAAARKKSRLTKKLNAATK